Proteins co-encoded in one Campylobacter concisus genomic window:
- a CDS encoding type Z 30S ribosomal protein S14: MAKKSMIAKAARKPKFAVRGYTRCQICGRPHSVYKDFGICRVCLRKMANEGLIPGLKKASW; this comes from the coding sequence TCAATGATAGCAAAAGCTGCACGCAAGCCAAAATTTGCGGTTCGTGGCTATACTAGATGCCAAATTTGCGGTCGTCCGCACTCTGTTTATAAAGATTTTGGAATTTGCCGTGTTTGCCTAAGAAAAATGGCTAACGAAGGCCTAATACCTGGTCTTAAAAAAGCAAGTTGGTAA
- the rpsH gene encoding 30S ribosomal protein S8, producing the protein MLNDLISDGLTRIRNASMRKLETAKLLHSKVVEATLSILAAKGYVESYNVIEEGNKKFINVVLKYDEYGRSVINELKRVSKPGRRVYQGKDDIKRFKNGYGTVIVSTSKGVMSGIEASKAGVGGEVLCTVW; encoded by the coding sequence ATGTTAAACGATTTAATATCAGATGGATTAACACGCATTAGAAATGCAAGTATGAGAAAGCTTGAAACTGCGAAATTGCTTCATTCTAAGGTTGTTGAGGCTACTCTTTCTATCCTTGCAGCAAAAGGCTATGTAGAGAGCTACAACGTTATCGAAGAAGGTAACAAGAAATTTATAAACGTAGTTTTAAAGTATGATGAGTACGGCAGAAGCGTTATAAACGAGCTTAAAAGGGTTTCAAAACCTGGTCGTCGTGTTTATCAAGGCAAAGACGACATTAAGCGTTTTAAAAATGGTTACGGAACAGTTATCGTTAGCACAAGTAAAGGCGTTATGAGCGGTATTGAAGCAAGTAAGGCTGGCGTTGGCGGCGAAGTTCTTTGTACGGTTTGGTAA
- the rplF gene encoding 50S ribosomal protein L6, producing the protein MSRIGKQPIAIPSGVDVSVENNVLKFKKGNHIKELDTKGHVDVKVENGHIVFAPKGEDRQSRAYWGTYRALANNIVTGITAGFTRQLEINGVGYKAAAKGKILELSLGFSHLINYELPAGVEASVEKNVITIKGDDKQVVGQVAAQVRGFRPPEPYKGKGVKYLEERIIRKAGKTSKK; encoded by the coding sequence ATGTCACGTATTGGAAAACAGCCTATCGCTATCCCAAGTGGTGTAGACGTTAGCGTTGAAAATAATGTCCTAAAATTTAAAAAGGGCAATCATATAAAAGAGCTTGACACAAAAGGTCATGTTGATGTCAAGGTAGAAAATGGCCATATAGTTTTTGCTCCAAAAGGTGAAGATCGCCAAAGTAGAGCTTACTGGGGAACATATAGAGCACTTGCTAATAATATCGTAACTGGTATCACTGCGGGATTTACTCGCCAGCTTGAGATCAACGGCGTTGGTTATAAAGCAGCTGCAAAAGGTAAAATTTTAGAGCTTTCTCTTGGTTTTTCACACCTTATCAACTATGAGCTACCAGCAGGCGTTGAAGCTAGCGTTGAGAAAAACGTTATTACTATCAAAGGCGATGACAAACAAGTAGTAGGACAAGTGGCTGCTCAAGTTAGAGGATTTAGACCACCTGAGCCATATAAAGGCAAAGGCGTTAAATATCTAGAAGAACGCATAATCCGCAAAGCGGGCAAGACATCTAAGAAGTAA
- the rplR gene encoding 50S ribosomal protein L18 — translation MTAKVLKRKIALRIKRKRRIRGKISGIATCPRVSIFKSNRTLYVQAIDDVTATTLAAVDGRKIGIKANKEGAVTLAKEFAKALKSKKIDVAVFDRNGYLYHGVIAAFAEALRENGIKL, via the coding sequence ATGACAGCAAAAGTACTAAAAAGAAAAATCGCTCTTAGAATTAAGAGAAAAAGAAGAATCAGAGGTAAAATTTCTGGTATTGCAACTTGCCCAAGAGTTTCTATTTTTAAATCAAACAGAACTCTTTATGTTCAAGCGATTGACGACGTTACAGCTACTACACTAGCTGCAGTTGATGGTAGAAAAATAGGCATAAAAGCAAATAAAGAAGGTGCGGTCACTTTAGCTAAAGAATTTGCTAAGGCTTTAAAATCTAAGAAGATAGATGTTGCAGTTTTTGATAGAAATGGTTATTTGTATCATGGTGTTATTGCAGCATTTGCTGAAGCTTTAAGAGAAAATGGCATCAAGCTATAA
- the rpsE gene encoding 30S ribosomal protein S5 — MEKYNREEFEEVIVDIGRVTKVVKGGRRFRFTALVVVGNRNGLVGFGYGKAKEVPDAMRKAIDDAFKNIIHVKIKGTTIPHDVEVKYNASRMLLRPASEGTGVIAGGSARPIIELAGIKDILTKSLGSNNSANVVRATIKALSLLKS, encoded by the coding sequence ATGGAAAAATATAATAGAGAAGAATTTGAAGAAGTAATCGTCGATATCGGTCGGGTTACAAAGGTTGTTAAAGGTGGTCGTAGATTTAGATTTACAGCTTTAGTTGTTGTTGGTAATAGAAATGGTCTAGTTGGCTTTGGTTATGGCAAAGCTAAAGAGGTACCAGATGCGATGAGAAAAGCAATTGACGACGCATTTAAAAATATTATCCATGTTAAGATCAAAGGCACAACTATCCCTCACGATGTAGAGGTAAAATACAACGCAAGTAGAATGCTACTTCGCCCAGCTAGCGAGGGTACTGGTGTTATCGCTGGTGGTAGTGCACGTCCTATTATCGAGCTTGCAGGTATTAAGGATATCCTTACTAAATCACTTGGCTCAAACAACTCAGCAAACGTCGTTCGTGCTACTATAAAAGCACTTAGTTTGCTAAAAAGCTAA
- the rplO gene encoding 50S ribosomal protein L15: MALEKLTPAAGSTHATKRIGRGQGSGNGKTAGKGNKGQRARKGYNEKRGFEGGQQPLQRRLPKVGFTSKFEKPYVINVEKIAAIKELAEISIATIASVHKISKSVTKIKLIGASAKALASKIKDENVSVSGTK, translated from the coding sequence ATGGCATTAGAAAAATTAACACCTGCCGCAGGTTCAACTCATGCAACCAAAAGAATAGGTCGTGGTCAAGGTAGCGGCAATGGCAAAACTGCTGGCAAAGGTAACAAAGGTCAAAGAGCAAGAAAAGGCTACAATGAGAAAAGAGGTTTTGAGGGCGGACAACAACCACTTCAAAGACGTCTTCCAAAAGTAGGCTTTACTTCTAAATTTGAAAAACCTTATGTTATTAATGTCGAGAAAATTGCAGCTATAAAAGAGCTTGCTGAAATTTCAATAGCAACAATAGCTAGCGTTCATAAAATTTCAAAGAGCGTTACTAAGATAAAACTAATCGGTGCAAGTGCAAAAGCTCTTGCTTCTAAGATCAAAGACGAGAACGTTAGCGTTAGCGGAACAAAATAA
- the secY gene encoding preprotein translocase subunit SecY, which yields MDKTLTNKILITLAFLFAYRILAYVPVPGVNVDVIKEFFNSNNSNALGLFNMFSGKAAERLSIISLGIMPYITASIIMELLAATFPKLGQMKKERDGMQKYMQIIRYATIVITLVQSIGVSIGLQSLSGRGGEQAIMIDINLFIAISAVSMLTGTMLLMWIGEQITQRGIGNGISLIIFAGIVSGIPSAIGGTINLVNTSEMNFLTVIAILAIILATIGAIIFVEMGERRIPISYSRKVIMENQNKRIMNYIPIKVNLSGVIPPIFASAILMFPSTILQASTNPIIQAINDFLSPNGYMFNFLTFLFIIFFAFFYASIVFNTKDISENLKKQGGFIPGVRPGESTASYLNEVAGRLTLGGALYLGIISTLPWVLVKTMGVPFYFGGTSVLIVVSVALDTMRRIEAQSYTNKYQTLSAVGL from the coding sequence ATGGATAAAACACTGACCAACAAGATTTTAATCACGTTGGCATTTTTGTTCGCATACAGGATACTGGCTTATGTGCCAGTTCCTGGTGTTAATGTCGACGTAATTAAAGAATTCTTCAATTCAAATAATAGTAATGCCTTGGGCTTATTTAATATGTTTAGCGGTAAAGCTGCTGAGCGTTTAAGCATTATCTCTCTAGGTATCATGCCTTACATTACAGCTTCGATCATTATGGAGCTTTTAGCAGCAACATTTCCAAAATTAGGTCAGATGAAAAAAGAGCGTGACGGTATGCAAAAGTACATGCAAATCATACGTTATGCAACCATCGTTATCACTCTTGTACAATCAATCGGTGTTTCTATCGGACTTCAAAGCTTAAGCGGACGTGGTGGCGAACAAGCTATCATGATAGATATAAATTTATTTATCGCGATCTCTGCCGTATCTATGCTAACTGGAACTATGCTACTTATGTGGATAGGCGAGCAAATAACGCAACGTGGTATAGGCAATGGTATAAGCCTTATCATCTTTGCTGGTATCGTCTCTGGCATACCTAGTGCAATCGGCGGAACTATAAATTTAGTAAATACTTCTGAGATGAATTTTCTAACAGTTATCGCTATTTTGGCGATTATCTTAGCTACCATTGGGGCTATTATATTTGTTGAGATGGGTGAAAGGCGTATCCCTATTTCTTACTCAAGAAAAGTTATAATGGAAAATCAAAACAAACGTATAATGAACTATATACCGATCAAAGTAAATTTGAGCGGTGTTATTCCACCGATATTTGCTAGTGCGATTTTGATGTTTCCAAGTACGATTTTACAGGCTAGTACAAATCCGATTATCCAAGCTATCAACGACTTTTTAAGTCCAAATGGCTATATGTTTAACTTTTTAACATTTTTATTTATCATCTTCTTTGCGTTTTTCTACGCATCAATCGTGTTTAACACAAAAGATATAAGCGAAAATTTAAAGAAACAAGGCGGATTTATCCCAGGTGTTAGACCAGGCGAGAGTACAGCTAGTTATCTAAATGAAGTAGCTGGCAGGCTAACTTTGGGCGGTGCTTTATATCTAGGCATCATCTCAACCTTACCATGGGTACTTGTAAAAACTATGGGTGTACCATTTTATTTTGGTGGCACGTCAGTACTTATCGTGGTATCTGTCGCTCTGGATACTATGAGGCGTATAGAAGCTCAGTCTTATACAAACAAATACCAAACTCTAAGTGCAGTAGGTCTATAA
- the map gene encoding type I methionyl aminopeptidase, whose product MAITLKRPAEIEKMRAANKIVARTLDHISTIIKPGISLLEIDKICEDMIRAAGAKPAFKGLYGFPNAACISVNEVVIHGIPNEYKLKEGDIVSVDIGSNLDGYFGDSARTFGVGKISKEDEALIACSKDALYFAIDYIRAGMHFKEICYELEKFILGRGYVPLRGYCGHGIGKRPHEEPEIPNYLEGHNPKAGPKIKEGMVFCIEPMICQKDGTPVLGSDNWKVTSKDGLRTSHYEHCMAIVNGKAEILSQA is encoded by the coding sequence ATGGCTATCACGCTAAAAAGACCAGCTGAGATAGAGAAAATGAGAGCGGCGAACAAGATCGTCGCTCGAACTCTTGATCACATTTCTACGATTATAAAGCCTGGAATTTCCCTTCTTGAGATAGATAAAATTTGTGAAGATATGATAAGGGCTGCTGGGGCAAAACCTGCTTTTAAAGGTCTTTATGGCTTTCCAAATGCAGCTTGCATAAGCGTCAATGAAGTGGTGATCCACGGAATCCCAAATGAATACAAACTAAAAGAGGGTGATATCGTTAGCGTTGATATCGGCTCAAATTTAGATGGTTATTTTGGTGATTCGGCTAGGACATTTGGAGTTGGTAAAATTTCAAAAGAAGACGAGGCTTTGATCGCTTGCTCAAAAGATGCACTATATTTTGCGATTGACTATATAAGAGCTGGTATGCATTTTAAAGAAATTTGCTATGAGCTTGAGAAATTTATTCTTGGTAGAGGTTATGTGCCTTTACGTGGATATTGCGGTCACGGTATAGGAAAAAGGCCACACGAAGAGCCAGAAATTCCAAACTATCTTGAGGGGCATAACCCAAAAGCTGGACCAAAGATAAAAGAGGGAATGGTATTTTGTATAGAGCCAATGATCTGCCAAAAAGACGGCACGCCAGTTTTAGGAAGCGATAACTGGAAAGTAACCTCAAAAGATGGTTTAAGAACCAGCCATTATGAGCATTGTATGGCGATAGTTAATGGCAAAGCCGAAATTTTAAGCCAAGCGTAA
- the infA gene encoding translation initiation factor IF-1, translating into MAKDDVIEIDGNVVEALPNATFKVELDNKHIILCHIAGKMRMHYIKIMPGDRVKVELTPYSLDKGRITYRYK; encoded by the coding sequence GTGGCAAAAGACGATGTCATTGAGATTGATGGAAATGTTGTTGAAGCACTGCCAAATGCAACTTTTAAAGTTGAGCTTGACAACAAACATATAATTTTATGTCATATCGCTGGAAAAATGAGAATGCATTATATAAAGATAATGCCTGGCGACCGTGTAAAAGTAGAACTTACGCCATATAGCCTAGACAAGGGCAGGATCACTTATAGATATAAGTAA
- the rpmJ gene encoding 50S ribosomal protein L36 yields MKVRPSVKKMCDKCKIVKRSGIIRVICENPKHKQRQG; encoded by the coding sequence ATGAAAGTTCGTCCTTCTGTAAAGAAGATGTGTGACAAATGTAAAATTGTCAAACGTAGTGGCATAATTCGTGTTATCTGCGAAAATCCAAAACATAAACAAAGACAAGGATAA
- the rpsM gene encoding 30S ribosomal protein S13, with amino-acid sequence MARIAGVDLPNKKRIEYGLTYIYGIGLYKSRQILDAAGISYDKRVYELSEDEAAAIRKEIQEHHIVEGDLRKQVAMDIKALMDLGSYRGLRHRKGLPVRGQKTKTNARTRKGRRKTVGAATK; translated from the coding sequence ATGGCACGTATTGCAGGTGTAGATTTACCAAACAAAAAGAGAATAGAGTATGGTTTGACTTATATATATGGTATAGGTCTTTACAAATCTCGTCAAATTCTTGACGCAGCTGGAATTTCTTATGACAAGAGAGTCTATGAGCTTAGTGAAGATGAAGCAGCAGCTATCCGTAAAGAAATTCAAGAGCATCATATCGTTGAGGGTGATTTGAGAAAACAAGTTGCTATGGATATCAAAGCTCTTATGGATCTTGGAAGTTATAGAGGTCTTCGCCACAGAAAAGGTCTTCCTGTTCGTGGTCAAAAGACTAAAACTAATGCTAGAACCAGAAAAGGCAGACGTAAAACTGTCGGTGCAGCTACTAAGTAA
- the rpsK gene encoding 30S ribosomal protein S11 — protein MAKRKIVKKKVVRKSIAKGIVYISATFNNTMVTVTDEMGNAIAWSSAGGLGFKGSKKSTPYAAQQAVEDALNKAKEHGIKEVGIKVQGPGSGRETAVKSVGTVEGIKVSFFKDITPLPHNGCRPPKRRRV, from the coding sequence ATGGCGAAAAGAAAAATTGTTAAGAAAAAAGTAGTTAGAAAAAGCATAGCCAAAGGTATCGTTTATATCAGTGCAACATTTAACAACACTATGGTAACTGTAACTGATGAAATGGGAAATGCTATTGCATGGAGTAGTGCAGGTGGCTTAGGCTTTAAAGGTAGTAAAAAATCAACTCCTTATGCAGCTCAGCAGGCAGTTGAAGATGCTCTAAATAAAGCAAAAGAGCATGGTATAAAAGAAGTTGGTATTAAGGTTCAAGGTCCAGGTAGCGGACGTGAAACGGCTGTTAAAAGTGTAGGAACTGTTGAAGGAATTAAGGTATCTTTCTTTAAAGACATTACACCTTTACCACACAATGGTTGTAGACCGCCAAAACGCCGCCGCGTATAA
- the rpsD gene encoding 30S ribosomal protein S4 — protein sequence MARYTGPVEKLERRLGVSLALKGERRLAGKSAFEKRPYAPGQHGQRRAKISEYGLQLREKQKAKFMYGVSEKQFRRLFQEAAHREGNTGALLVQLLEQRLDNVVYRMGFATTRRFARQLVTHGHILVNGKRVDIPSYRVEPGAKVEIVEKSKNNPQIVRAIDLTAQTGIVAWVDVEKEKKFGIFTRNPEREEVIIPVEERFIVELYSK from the coding sequence ATGGCTAGATATACAGGACCTGTTGAAAAATTAGAAAGACGTCTTGGTGTGTCTCTTGCGTTAAAAGGCGAAAGAAGACTTGCTGGTAAAAGTGCTTTTGAAAAAAGACCTTATGCACCAGGACAACATGGACAAAGAAGAGCAAAAATAAGCGAATATGGCTTACAACTTCGCGAGAAGCAAAAAGCTAAATTTATGTATGGTGTTTCTGAGAAACAATTTAGAAGATTATTTCAAGAAGCAGCACACCGCGAAGGTAATACCGGTGCTCTTTTGGTTCAACTATTAGAGCAAAGATTAGATAATGTTGTTTATAGAATGGGCTTTGCAACAACTCGTCGTTTTGCTCGTCAGCTAGTAACTCATGGACATATTTTAGTAAATGGCAAAAGAGTAGATATACCATCTTATAGAGTTGAGCCAGGTGCAAAAGTAGAGATTGTTGAAAAATCTAAAAACAATCCACAAATTGTTCGTGCAATAGATCTTACAGCACAAACTGGTATTGTTGCTTGGGTAGATGTTGAAAAAGAGAAAAAATTTGGAATTTTCACTAGAAATCCAGAAAGAGAAGAGGTTATCATTCCTGTTGAGGAAAGATTTATAGTAGAGCTTTATTCAAAATAA
- a CDS encoding DNA-directed RNA polymerase subunit alpha: MRKITTSAYMPTEIEVKSVSENVANITAYPFEAGYAVTLAHPLRRLLYTSTVGFAPIGVKIKGVSHEFDSMRGMLEDVAFFIINLKKIRFKLKSISEREVIEYSFKGPKEITGADLNNDLVEIVNPDAYLATINEDAELNFSVIIQKGIGYVPSEEIREEIEDDYIALDAFFTPVKKAVYDIQNVLVEDDPDYEKIVFTITTDGQVSPIEAFKNCLEAMYQQMSVFKGILDIDVSTPVASSTAGGEFSKLLSSVEDLNLSARSFNCLDKADIRFIGELALMDENELKELKNLGKKSLEEIKAVMEEIGYPVGADVLKDGKEQLRKKITELKAQMSVKE, encoded by the coding sequence ATGAGAAAGATTACTACATCAGCTTATATGCCAACTGAAATTGAAGTTAAAAGTGTTAGTGAAAATGTTGCTAACATTACAGCATATCCTTTTGAGGCGGGCTATGCTGTTACCTTGGCTCACCCATTGCGTCGTCTTCTTTACACAAGTACAGTAGGTTTTGCTCCTATTGGTGTAAAGATAAAAGGCGTTAGCCACGAATTTGACAGTATGCGTGGTATGCTAGAAGACGTAGCTTTTTTTATTATAAATTTGAAAAAAATCAGATTTAAATTAAAAAGCATTAGCGAGCGCGAAGTTATAGAGTATAGCTTTAAAGGACCAAAAGAGATAACTGGGGCTGATCTAAATAATGATCTAGTTGAGATCGTTAACCCAGACGCATACCTTGCTACAATAAATGAAGATGCTGAGTTAAATTTTTCAGTTATCATTCAAAAAGGTATCGGATATGTTCCTAGTGAAGAGATTAGAGAAGAGATCGAAGACGACTATATCGCACTTGACGCTTTTTTTACACCTGTTAAAAAAGCAGTTTACGATATACAAAATGTCTTGGTTGAGGATGATCCAGACTATGAAAAGATTGTATTTACTATAACAACTGATGGTCAAGTTAGTCCGATAGAGGCTTTTAAAAATTGTTTAGAAGCTATGTATCAACAAATGTCAGTATTTAAAGGAATTTTAGATATTGATGTTAGTACTCCAGTTGCTAGCTCAACTGCAGGTGGCGAGTTTTCAAAGTTACTTTCTAGCGTAGAAGATCTAAATTTAAGTGCTAGAAGTTTTAACTGCCTTGACAAAGCTGATATTAGATTTATCGGCGAGCTTGCATTAATGGACGAAAATGAGCTTAAAGAGCTTAAAAATTTAGGTAAAAAATCTCTTGAAGAGATTAAAGCGGTTATGGAAGAGATAGGCTATCCAGTTGGTGCCGATGTGTTAAAAGATGGCAAAGAGCAACTAAGAAAGAAAATAACCGAGCTTAAAGCACAAATGAGTGTAAAAGAATAA
- the rplQ gene encoding 50S ribosomal protein L17 has protein sequence MRHKHGYRKLGRTSSHRSALLKNLAIAIIKSEKIETTLPKAKELRSYVEKLITRARKGDSNAHRAVFDSLQDKETTNKLVTEVAPKFKERNGGYTRIIKTRVRRGDAAEMAYIELVAE, from the coding sequence ATGAGACATAAACACGGATATCGCAAACTTGGTAGAACGTCATCTCATAGATCTGCATTGCTTAAAAATTTGGCGATAGCTATCATCAAAAGCGAAAAGATAGAGACGACTTTACCAAAAGCAAAAGAGCTTAGAAGCTATGTTGAAAAGCTAATTACAAGAGCTAGAAAAGGCGACTCTAATGCTCACAGAGCAGTATTTGATTCTTTACAAGATAAAGAAACAACAAATAAATTAGTTACTGAAGTAGCTCCAAAATTTAAAGAGCGCAATGGTGGCTATACAAGAATCATCAAGACTCGTGTTCGCAGAGGCGACGCGGCAGAGATGGCTTATATAGAGCTAGTAGCTGAATAA